A single window of Nicotiana sylvestris chromosome 3, ASM39365v2, whole genome shotgun sequence DNA harbors:
- the LOC104239231 gene encoding plastid division protein CDP1, chloroplastic isoform X1 translates to MTAVFHQVPSALHFCYIENDLDKVCLYNAGIDLPIRSKSDKKWGKFRARVTVSRYGSRKRVIRRWKLYAVDTRVLESSPVDRSNANAQNPTAPSIEIPVTCYQILGVSDRAEKDEIVKAVMHLKNAEIEDGYTMDAVVSRQNLLVDVRDKLLFEPEYAGSIKEKVPPRSSLRIPWAWLPSALCLLQEVGEEKLVLNIGQKALQHPDSKPYVHDILLSMALAECAIAKVGFEKNKISQGFEALARAQCLLRSKVSLGKMTLLSQIEESLEELAPACTLELLGMPRTPENAERRLGAIAALRELLRQGLDVEASCQVQDWQCFLNQALNKLMASEIVELLQWHNLALTRKNKKSIESQNQRVVIDFNCFYMVLLAHIALGFSSKQIDLINKSKIICECLIASEGVDLKFEEAFLLFLLGQGDEAAASEKLHQLELNSDPVSRKLASVKEKDASTVSKPLETWVKDAVLGLFPDTRDCSPSLQVNFFRGEKRPFTSRENRRGLHTTSHISHRTIAPAIPRDQRALDEPLSYGDTSRHLGSAVQQLTPHNLQAHLTVDKVNVGNAAGMPSVQLKRNLGAGRKVWEIWLGLNGIVEKIMFVVSVGCVIFVSLRLMNTQLWRMKNGSAWWLNSPRMTSSRSSTMDFPQDPSYRRASNKRSGIIGKLRKMLPEFIMQIGRHPQASGLQNSFAAAGLSPSTTAAYKTPMPIEEAETLVKKWQTIKAEALGPDHNIDGLFDVLDEPMLVQWQGLSEAAKTTSCFWRFVLLQLSVLRAEILTDGTGQEMAEIEAILEEAAELVDESQLKNPNYYSTYKIRYVLKRQDDGSWRFSEGDILTES, encoded by the exons TCGTCGGTGGAAATTGTATGCCGTTGATACTCGCGTTCTGGAAAGCAGCCCGGTGGACAGGAGTAATGCTAACGCTCAGAATCCAACAGCTCCGTCAATCGAAATCCCAGTCACTTGTTACCAG ATCCTCGGTGTCTCAGATCGAGCTGAGAAGGATGAAATTGTCAAGGCGGTAATGCATCTGAAGAATGCTGAGATCGAAGATGGTTATACCATGGATGCTGTTGTTTCCCGCCAG AATCTTTTAGTGGATGTAAGGGATAAGCTGTTGTTTGAGCCAGAATATGCTGGAAGTATAAAAGAAAAGGTTCCACCCAGGTCTTCTCTTAGAATACCATGGGCTTGGTTACCTAGTGctctttgtcttcttcaagag GTCGGGGAAGAGAAGCTTGTGCTAAATATTGGACAAAAAGCTCTTCAACATCCAGACTCTAAGCCTTATGTTCATGATATACTTTTGTCCATGGCACTTGCTGAG TGTGCCATTGCAAAAGTTGGATTTGAGAAGAACAAAATTTCACAAGGGTTTGAAGCTCTTGCTCGTGCCCAGTGTCTTCTAAGGAGCAAAGTTTCTCTAGGGAAGATGACATTGTTATCCCAG ATAGAAGAATCTTTGGAAGAACTTGCCCCTGCCTGCACCTTGGAGTTATTAGGCATGCCACGTACACCTGAAAATGCTGAACGGAGGTTAGGGGCTATTGCAGCATTACGCGAATTGCTCAGACAGGGCCTTGATGTAGAAGCTTCCTGCCAAGTCCAGGATTGGCAATGCTTCTTGAATCAAGCACTCAACAAGCTTATGGCTTCGGAGATTGTTGAACTCCTTCAATGGCACAATTTAGCTCTCACAAGGAAGAACAAAAAGTCCATTGAGTCACAAAACCAAAGAGTTGTAATTGATTTCAACTGTTTCTACATGGTTTTATTAGCTCATATTGCACTAGGATTTTCCAGCAAGCAGATTGACCTG ATTAACAAATCCAAAATAATTTGTGAGTGTTTGATTGCTTCAGAAGGAGTTGATTTGAAATTTGAGGAAGCCTTCTTGTTGTTCCTTCTTGGGCAG GGTGATGAGGCTGCAGCATCTGAAAAGCTTCATCAGCTTGAGCTGAACTCAGATCCAGTTTCACGTAAATTAGCATCAGTCAAAGAAAAAGATGCTTCTACTGTATCAAAACCGCTG GAAACCTGGGTGAAGGATGCTGTGCTTGGCTTGTTCCCGGATACGCGGGATTGTTCTCCGTCATTA CAGGTAAACTTCTTTCGCGGTGAAAAACGACCTTTTACGAGCAGGGAAAACAGAAGAGGTTTGCATACCACATCTCATATTAGTCACAGAACAATCGCACCTGCTATTCCACGGGACCAGAGAGCTTTAGATGAACCACTTTCTTATGGTGATACTTCACGACATCTTGGGTCAGCTGTACAGCAGTTAACTCCACATAATTTACAAGCTCATTTAACTGTGGACAAGGTCAATGTGGGTAATGCTGCTGGGATGCCATCTGTTCAGCTGAAAAGAAATTTGGGTGCTGGACGTAAGGTTTGGGAAATTTGGTTGGGCCTGAATGGCATAGTTGAGAAGATAATGTTTGTGGTGTCAGTTGGATGCGTCATCTTTGTTTCCCTCAGGCTAATGAACACACAGTTGTGGAGAATGAAAAATGGATCAGCGTGGTGGCTAAACTCACCAAGGATGACAAGCTCCCGCTCCTCGACAATGGATTTTCCTCAAGATCCTAGTTATAGGCGTGCAAGTAATAAGAGAAGTGGCATCATTGGTAAGTTGAGGAAGATGCTTCCAGAATTCATAATGCAGATAGGGCGGCACCCACAAGCTTCTGGTCTGCAAAATTCTTTCGCTGCTGCTGGTCTATCACCTTCCACAACAGCAGCTTACAAAACGCCAATGCCTATAGAAGAAGCTGAGACCCTTGTTAAGAAATGGCAAACCATTAAGGCAGAAGCACTAGGACCTGACCATAATATTGATGGTCTCTTTGATGTTCTTGATGAACCAATGCTTGTTCAG TGGCAAGGCTTGTCTGAAGCGGCAAAAACTACATCATGTTTCTGGAGATTTGTTTTGCTTCAACTGTCAGTTTTACGAGCAGAGATTTTGACTGATGGGACTGGTCAGGAGATGGCAGAAATAGAGGCTATCCTGGAGGAAGCAGCTGAACTTGTGGATGAATCACAGCTTAAGAACCCAAATTATTACAG CACTTACAAGATTCGTTATGTTCTGAAGAGGCAAGATGATGGTTCTTGGAGGTTTAGTGAAGGAGATATTCTAACAGAGTCATGA
- the LOC104239231 gene encoding plastid division protein CDP1, chloroplastic isoform X2, protein MTAVFHQVPSALHFCYIENDLDKVCLYNAGIDLPIRSKSDKKWGKFRARVTVSRYGSRKRVIRRWKLYAVDTRVLESSPVDRSNANAQNPTAPSIEIPVTCYQILGVSDRAEKDEIVKAVMHLKNAEIEDGYTMDAVVSRQNLLVDVRDKLLFEPEYAGSIKEKVPPRSSLRIPWAWLPSALCLLQEVGEEKLVLNIGQKALQHPDSKPYVHDILLSMALAECAIAKVGFEKNKISQGFEALARAQCLLRSKVSLGKMTLLSQIEESLEELAPACTLELLGMPRTPENAERRLGAIAALRELLRQGLDVEASCQVQDWQCFLNQALNKLMASEIVELLQWHNLALTRKNKKSIESQNQRVVIDFNCFYMVLLAHIALGFSSKQIDLINKSKIICECLIASEGVDLKFEEAFLLFLLGQGDEAAASEKLHQLELNSDPVSRKLASVKEKDASTVSKPLETWVKDAVLGLFPDTRDCSPSLVNFFRGEKRPFTSRENRRGLHTTSHISHRTIAPAIPRDQRALDEPLSYGDTSRHLGSAVQQLTPHNLQAHLTVDKVNVGNAAGMPSVQLKRNLGAGRKVWEIWLGLNGIVEKIMFVVSVGCVIFVSLRLMNTQLWRMKNGSAWWLNSPRMTSSRSSTMDFPQDPSYRRASNKRSGIIGKLRKMLPEFIMQIGRHPQASGLQNSFAAAGLSPSTTAAYKTPMPIEEAETLVKKWQTIKAEALGPDHNIDGLFDVLDEPMLVQWQGLSEAAKTTSCFWRFVLLQLSVLRAEILTDGTGQEMAEIEAILEEAAELVDESQLKNPNYYSTYKIRYVLKRQDDGSWRFSEGDILTES, encoded by the exons TCGTCGGTGGAAATTGTATGCCGTTGATACTCGCGTTCTGGAAAGCAGCCCGGTGGACAGGAGTAATGCTAACGCTCAGAATCCAACAGCTCCGTCAATCGAAATCCCAGTCACTTGTTACCAG ATCCTCGGTGTCTCAGATCGAGCTGAGAAGGATGAAATTGTCAAGGCGGTAATGCATCTGAAGAATGCTGAGATCGAAGATGGTTATACCATGGATGCTGTTGTTTCCCGCCAG AATCTTTTAGTGGATGTAAGGGATAAGCTGTTGTTTGAGCCAGAATATGCTGGAAGTATAAAAGAAAAGGTTCCACCCAGGTCTTCTCTTAGAATACCATGGGCTTGGTTACCTAGTGctctttgtcttcttcaagag GTCGGGGAAGAGAAGCTTGTGCTAAATATTGGACAAAAAGCTCTTCAACATCCAGACTCTAAGCCTTATGTTCATGATATACTTTTGTCCATGGCACTTGCTGAG TGTGCCATTGCAAAAGTTGGATTTGAGAAGAACAAAATTTCACAAGGGTTTGAAGCTCTTGCTCGTGCCCAGTGTCTTCTAAGGAGCAAAGTTTCTCTAGGGAAGATGACATTGTTATCCCAG ATAGAAGAATCTTTGGAAGAACTTGCCCCTGCCTGCACCTTGGAGTTATTAGGCATGCCACGTACACCTGAAAATGCTGAACGGAGGTTAGGGGCTATTGCAGCATTACGCGAATTGCTCAGACAGGGCCTTGATGTAGAAGCTTCCTGCCAAGTCCAGGATTGGCAATGCTTCTTGAATCAAGCACTCAACAAGCTTATGGCTTCGGAGATTGTTGAACTCCTTCAATGGCACAATTTAGCTCTCACAAGGAAGAACAAAAAGTCCATTGAGTCACAAAACCAAAGAGTTGTAATTGATTTCAACTGTTTCTACATGGTTTTATTAGCTCATATTGCACTAGGATTTTCCAGCAAGCAGATTGACCTG ATTAACAAATCCAAAATAATTTGTGAGTGTTTGATTGCTTCAGAAGGAGTTGATTTGAAATTTGAGGAAGCCTTCTTGTTGTTCCTTCTTGGGCAG GGTGATGAGGCTGCAGCATCTGAAAAGCTTCATCAGCTTGAGCTGAACTCAGATCCAGTTTCACGTAAATTAGCATCAGTCAAAGAAAAAGATGCTTCTACTGTATCAAAACCGCTG GAAACCTGGGTGAAGGATGCTGTGCTTGGCTTGTTCCCGGATACGCGGGATTGTTCTCCGTCATTA GTAAACTTCTTTCGCGGTGAAAAACGACCTTTTACGAGCAGGGAAAACAGAAGAGGTTTGCATACCACATCTCATATTAGTCACAGAACAATCGCACCTGCTATTCCACGGGACCAGAGAGCTTTAGATGAACCACTTTCTTATGGTGATACTTCACGACATCTTGGGTCAGCTGTACAGCAGTTAACTCCACATAATTTACAAGCTCATTTAACTGTGGACAAGGTCAATGTGGGTAATGCTGCTGGGATGCCATCTGTTCAGCTGAAAAGAAATTTGGGTGCTGGACGTAAGGTTTGGGAAATTTGGTTGGGCCTGAATGGCATAGTTGAGAAGATAATGTTTGTGGTGTCAGTTGGATGCGTCATCTTTGTTTCCCTCAGGCTAATGAACACACAGTTGTGGAGAATGAAAAATGGATCAGCGTGGTGGCTAAACTCACCAAGGATGACAAGCTCCCGCTCCTCGACAATGGATTTTCCTCAAGATCCTAGTTATAGGCGTGCAAGTAATAAGAGAAGTGGCATCATTGGTAAGTTGAGGAAGATGCTTCCAGAATTCATAATGCAGATAGGGCGGCACCCACAAGCTTCTGGTCTGCAAAATTCTTTCGCTGCTGCTGGTCTATCACCTTCCACAACAGCAGCTTACAAAACGCCAATGCCTATAGAAGAAGCTGAGACCCTTGTTAAGAAATGGCAAACCATTAAGGCAGAAGCACTAGGACCTGACCATAATATTGATGGTCTCTTTGATGTTCTTGATGAACCAATGCTTGTTCAG TGGCAAGGCTTGTCTGAAGCGGCAAAAACTACATCATGTTTCTGGAGATTTGTTTTGCTTCAACTGTCAGTTTTACGAGCAGAGATTTTGACTGATGGGACTGGTCAGGAGATGGCAGAAATAGAGGCTATCCTGGAGGAAGCAGCTGAACTTGTGGATGAATCACAGCTTAAGAACCCAAATTATTACAG CACTTACAAGATTCGTTATGTTCTGAAGAGGCAAGATGATGGTTCTTGGAGGTTTAGTGAAGGAGATATTCTAACAGAGTCATGA